A window of Procambarus clarkii isolate CNS0578487 chromosome 9, FALCON_Pclarkii_2.0, whole genome shotgun sequence contains these coding sequences:
- the LOC138362774 gene encoding beta-taxilin-like, with protein sequence MSESVPIMSESVPIMNESVPIMSESVSIMSESFPIMCEAVPIMSEAVPIMSEAVPIMSEAVPIMSESVPIMSESVPIMCEAVPIMSESVPIMSESVPMSESVPIMSKSLFP encoded by the coding sequence ATGAGTGAATCTGTTCCCATAATGAGTGAATCTGTTCCCATAATGAATGAATCTGTTCCCATAATGAGTGAATCTGTTTCCATAATGAGTGAATCTTTTCCCATAATGTGTGAAGCTGTTCCCATAATGAGTGAAGCTGTTCCCATAATGAGTGAAGCTGTTCCCATAATGAGTGAAGCTGTTCCCATAATGAGTGAATCTGTTCCCATTATGAGTGAATCCGTTCCCATAATGTGTGAAGCTGTTCCCATAATGAGTGAATCTGTTCCCATAATGAGTGAATCTGTTCCCATGAGTGAATCTGTTCCCATAATGAGTAAATCTTTGTTCCCATAA